AGCGGAAGCACCGCCGCCCGGATCCGCACGGAAGGACTCGCCCGGAAGTGGGAAGTCCCGCTCGTTTCCCCTTCCGCCGGAGAGCGCGCCCGCGACTGGAAGGACAATCCCTTCGTGCGGGGTCCGCTGACCCCGCCCGTGGCCGCCGGAGGGATCGTCGTCGTCGCCGCGCCGGACCTTCATCGGGTGATCGCGCTGGAAGCGGAAACGGGGCGCCTCCGCTGGTCGTTTGCGGCGGGCGGGCGCGTGGACACGCCGCCCACGCTCGACCGGGGCCGGTGCCTTTTCGGCGCGCACGACGGGTGGGTGTACGCCCTCGACGCCGCGGACGGCTCGCTCCTGTGGAAGACCCGCCTGGCGCCCGCCGACACGAAGATCCCCGCCTACGGGCAGCTCGAATCCCTGTGGCCCGTGCCCGGCAGCGTGCTCGTCCTCGGAGATCTCGCCTACGCCGCCGCCGGGCGGCACCCTCTGTCCGACGGAGGCGTGCACGTGGCGGCGCTTCGGGTGGAAACGGGCGAGATCGTCTGGCGGAGGGCGCTGACGGAAGTTCCGCTGACCAAGTGGTACGGCCCGAAGCTCTCGACCGACCCGAAGGTCAAGGTCGGTCTCGATTTCGAGCCGGTGGACCTCCTGGTGCGGGACGGGGACAAGGTGGCCATGTCCCGCTGGAGATTCGACCCGGCGACGGGCGAAGGAGGTCTCGAGCTGGAGAACCTTCACTACACCGCGCCGGGCGGCCGGAAAATCCCTCGCGGGCTGTGGGGCTACGGGATCCGGCAGACCAAGCACGTGCTCCCCAAGCCGCCGGCCGTGTTCGACGAACGCGAGATCTACACCGGAGCCAAGGGGGACGTGGCGCTCCTTCTGGCCGGGGGCGTGCGCCTGGCGGCGACGTCGGAAGGAGACCTTCTGGTGGGCGAGCGCGCGGTGCCCCTGGAGGCGGTCGCGGTTCCCGACGGCCTGATCGCCGCCTGGGGCCGCGTGTATCTTTCGACCCAGAAGGGCAGCCTGATCTGCCTGGAGTAAACCCGGCACGGACAAGATTTCCGACCAAGTCGAGGATGAATTGACCGTGCTGCGCCCGTCGTCGGATACGGTACGAACCGCGCTCCAGGGCGTTTCGGATCACGGGCTTTCCTTCCGGGACTCCATGCTCTGGGCGGTGGAGAATCGCCTTTCCCGGATTTATTCCGAGGACTTCCAGGACGGGCAAGTGCTCGGCGGCGTCCGATTCCGGAATCCGCCGCGCTCGGAGCCTCCCGCCGCGCCTAAATCCGGGCTCCCCGGCCCTCCATAGTCGTGGCCGCGATCGTCGTCCTGGCGCTTCTGGCATCCCCTCAGGAGCTCAAGCTCGATTTCTCGGAGGAACCTCCCCCGGGACTCCGCCTCCTCCACGGGGCCCGCCGCGCCGAAGGAACGCTCGAATTCCTCAATCCCCTCCAGACGGCGGAGATCGACTTCTCCCGCCGGCTCGACGGAATCCCGGCCCTTACGGTCGGCGGGTGGTTTTTTCCGCGCGGCCGGGGGGAGCAGTATTTCTTCTTCCGGGGGCTGCCCGAGTATTCGGGCCTGGGCGAGCGGTGGCTGCGGCCGCACCCCGAATGGGTGGGCTTCGTCCTGGGAACGGACGCGCGGGGATTCCTCATGGGCGCGGTCCACGGAAACGGATCGATGCCCTTCCCCTACGTCACCCTGGACGAAGTGCCGTTCGGCTCCTGGAGCCAGATCGTGGCCGTCAAGGACGCCCGCGGCCACCAGAAATTCTACCGGAACGGAACGCTCGTGGGCTCGGACCTCGACTCCGCGCACGCCCCGAAGATCACGCCCTTTCGGGACACGGCCGAAGGCCCGCCCGTCCGCGTGACCGTGCCCCTCGGCGGCCGGGTCGGCGAGGTGTGGATCCACGCCCGCGAGCTTTCGGCGGAGGAAATCCGCCGGGACTTCGAAGCCCAGAAGGCCCGCTATTTCCCCGCGCTTCCCGCGGAGCCCGTATCGCTGCGCGAGATGAATCTCCATCCGCGGCCGGGCCTCTGGAAGGAGCCGGTCACGGCCGAAACCTGGCCCCGGATCCGCGAACGCCTCCTCGGCGCCTATGAGCGCGTTTTCGGCCGGATGCCCGCCGAACGGGTCCCGCTCGATCCGCGGATCCTCTCCGAGGAGGACTGCGGGACGTACGTCCGCCGGAAGGTATCCCTCCAGGTCCAGCCGGGGGACCGGATGCCGGCCTATCTTCTGGTCCCGAAGAATCTCCCGGGACGCGTTCCGGCGGTGGTGTGCTTCTACGGCACGACGCGCGGCGCCGGGAAGGACACGCTGGTCGGCCTGTCGGGGCCCGCGCCGGGGACGCCGCCGGAGAAAAACCGCGCGTTCGCCCTGGACATGGTCGAGGCGGGCTTCGTGGCCTTCGCCGCCGACTATCGGCGCGACGGCGAGCGGATCCGTCCCGGCCGCCGGCCGTACGACACCTCGGATTTCTACCGCGAGTTCCCGGATTGGTCGATCCACGGCAAGGATGCGTGGGACACGATGCGGGCGATCGACTACCTCCAGACGCTCGACGTCGTGGATCCCGACCGGATCGGCATGGTGGGCCATTCCTACGGCGGCCACAGCACGATCTTCACGACGGCGATCGAGCCCCGAATCCGGGCGGCCTGGGCCAACGGCCCGGTCTCGGAGTTCATCCACCACGGCTCCCACTGGGCGGTCCCGGCGGGAGGCGGGGCGAGCCAGTCTCTCCCGGCGATGCGGCCGTACGTCCTCGACCCCACGCAGCCGGCGCCGCTGGCCTTCTACGAAGTCATGGCGCTGGCGGCGCCCCGGGCGCTCGCCGTGGGCCAGGCGGCCGGCGAACGCCGC
This genomic window from Planctomycetota bacterium contains:
- a CDS encoding alpha/beta hydrolase family protein → MAAIVVLALLASPQELKLDFSEEPPPGLRLLHGARRAEGTLEFLNPLQTAEIDFSRRLDGIPALTVGGWFFPRGRGEQYFFFRGLPEYSGLGERWLRPHPEWVGFVLGTDARGFLMGAVHGNGSMPFPYVTLDEVPFGSWSQIVAVKDARGHQKFYRNGTLVGSDLDSAHAPKITPFRDTAEGPPVRVTVPLGGRVGEVWIHARELSAEEIRRDFEAQKARYFPALPAEPVSLREMNLHPRPGLWKEPVTAETWPRIRERLLGAYERVFGRMPAERVPLDPRILSEEDCGTYVRRKVSLQVQPGDRMPAYLLVPKNLPGRVPAVVCFYGTTRGAGKDTLVGLSGPAPGTPPEKNRAFALDMVEAGFVAFAADYRRDGERIRPGRRPYDTSDFYREFPDWSIHGKDAWDTMRAIDYLQTLDVVDPDRIGMVGHSYGGHSTIFTTAIEPRIRAAWANGPVSEFIHHGSHWAVPAGGGASQSLPAMRPYVLDPTQPAPLAFYEVMALAAPRALAVGQAAGERRPLDEENHAAVRRVYEALGAADRVRFVWYAGDHDFPPVTRREAVAWLRRHLR